In Pseudomonas oryzicola, one DNA window encodes the following:
- a CDS encoding VOC family protein, whose amino-acid sequence MKIVVTSILVDDQAKALAFYHYVLGFEPKHDIPMGRHRWLTLTSPNDPNGVELLLEPDAHPAAKAYKAALKQDGIPATSFGVRDIQAEYTRLCAAGVQFTQPPTAMGPVTVAVFDDTCGNLIQIAQKH is encoded by the coding sequence ATGAAGATCGTGGTCACCAGCATCCTTGTCGACGACCAGGCCAAGGCCTTGGCTTTCTACCACTATGTACTCGGCTTCGAGCCCAAGCACGACATCCCCATGGGCCGACACCGCTGGCTGACCCTCACCTCCCCCAACGACCCCAACGGCGTCGAACTGCTGCTGGAACCCGACGCGCACCCGGCCGCCAAGGCCTATAAGGCTGCGCTCAAGCAGGACGGCATCCCGGCTACCTCGTTCGGCGTGCGCGACATCCAGGCCGAGTACACCCGGCTGTGTGCAGCGGGCGTGCAGTTCACCCAGCCGCCCACCGCCATGGGGCCGGTGACCGTGGCGGTGTTCGATGACACCTGCGGCAACCTGATCCAGATCGCCCAGAAGCACTAG
- a CDS encoding sensor histidine kinase, whose amino-acid sequence MNSLRQRTLWRVMLLLLLGSGLLALYNYHDSRHEIAEVYDAHLAQNARLLQGIMSLPVQEQSRAELYRAFDEALSKAGRHRVGHPYESKLAFQVWADDGTLLVHTPSAPQLQQPPQVSGFADVVVGTQRWRSFVLPVPEKRWVIWVGERSDVRIDLVERIVRHTLLPFLFGSLALALLVWAAIGWGLRPLQNMARVIRARHADSLEPLQLVPLPKELEPMQAAINRLLGQIGDLLSREHRFIADAAHEMRTPLAVLRLHAQNALNAASTAERDKALGFLMGGVDRLARVVNQLLTLARLEPRPGRRDWPLVDLQGVVAETLADLTPWILERGLEPSLDIAAGDYHVHTDAGALGIALQNLVTNAVDHSPPGGRITVTLQREGQALWVSVDDEGPGIAVADQQRVFERFYSKGSANGAGLGLSIVSTIMARLGGSVALRNQLPHGLRATLWLPITPA is encoded by the coding sequence ATGAACTCGCTGCGCCAACGCACCCTGTGGCGGGTGATGCTGCTGTTGCTGCTCGGCAGCGGTCTGCTGGCGTTGTACAACTACCACGACAGCCGCCACGAAATCGCCGAGGTGTACGACGCCCACCTGGCACAGAATGCCCGGCTGCTGCAGGGCATCATGAGCCTGCCGGTGCAGGAGCAGAGCCGTGCTGAGCTGTACCGCGCCTTCGACGAGGCGTTGAGCAAAGCCGGGCGGCACCGGGTCGGGCACCCCTACGAGAGCAAGCTGGCGTTCCAGGTATGGGCCGACGACGGCACCTTGCTGGTACACACGCCCAGTGCTCCGCAGTTACAACAGCCGCCGCAGGTATCGGGCTTCGCCGATGTGGTGGTGGGTACGCAACGCTGGCGCAGCTTCGTCTTGCCGGTCCCGGAAAAGCGCTGGGTGATCTGGGTTGGCGAACGCAGCGACGTGCGTATCGACCTGGTCGAACGCATCGTGCGGCACACGCTGCTGCCATTCCTGTTCGGCAGCCTGGCCCTGGCCTTGCTGGTGTGGGCGGCTATCGGCTGGGGGCTGCGGCCGCTGCAGAACATGGCCAGGGTCATCCGTGCCCGCCACGCCGACTCACTCGAACCCCTGCAACTGGTGCCACTGCCGAAGGAACTGGAGCCGATGCAAGCGGCGATCAACCGCCTGCTCGGCCAGATCGGCGACCTGCTGAGCCGCGAGCATCGTTTTATCGCCGATGCCGCCCACGAGATGCGCACCCCCTTGGCGGTCCTGCGCCTGCATGCGCAGAACGCCCTCAATGCCGCCAGCACCGCCGAGCGGGACAAGGCCCTGGGCTTTCTCATGGGGGGTGTCGACCGCCTTGCCCGGGTGGTCAACCAACTGTTGACCCTGGCCCGCCTGGAGCCCCGACCCGGTCGCCGTGACTGGCCGCTGGTCGACCTGCAGGGGGTGGTGGCCGAGACCCTGGCCGACCTGACCCCGTGGATACTGGAGCGTGGGCTCGAGCCTTCGCTGGATATCGCCGCTGGCGACTACCATGTGCATACCGACGCCGGCGCGCTGGGCATCGCCTTGCAGAACCTGGTGACCAATGCCGTCGACCATTCACCGCCGGGCGGGCGCATCACCGTGACCCTGCAGCGTGAAGGGCAGGCGCTATGGGTCAGTGTCGACGACGAAGGGCCGGGCATCGCCGTGGCCGACCAACAGCGGGTGTTCGAACGGTTCTACAGCAAGGGCTCGGCCAATGGCGCGGGGCTGGGGTTATCGATTGTCAGTACCATCATGGCGCGGTTGGGCGGCAGCGTGGCGCTGCGCAACCAGTTGCCGCATGGGTTGCGTGCGACCCTGTGGCTACCGATAACCCCTGCCTAG
- a CDS encoding LysR family transcriptional regulator — protein MAAYTLRQLKYFVTTVEAGSVAEASRQLYIAQPSISTAIKSLEESFGVQLFIRHHAQGVSLTPSGKRFYAKTKSLLQMAHEFEQNALADNDTVAGQIDIGCFETVAPLYLPRLIAGFRQRYPGVDIRLRDGEQQDLIQGLTAGTFDLAFLYDHDLDGTIEAEPLMPPQKPYVLLPEQHRFAGQAQVSLRDLCPEPMILLDVAPSRTYFVSLFNEMGLTPNIVFSSPSIEMVRGMVGQGFGFSLLVTRPHSPYTYDGQRLAMLDIAEPVALSGLAAAWLKRVQLTKPAQLFVEFCREELAKF, from the coding sequence GTGGCTGCCTATACCCTGCGACAACTCAAATACTTCGTGACCACCGTGGAGGCCGGTAGCGTTGCCGAGGCATCGCGCCAGCTGTACATTGCCCAGCCATCCATCTCCACGGCGATCAAGAGCCTGGAAGAGAGCTTTGGCGTGCAGTTGTTCATCCGCCACCACGCCCAGGGCGTGTCGCTGACGCCCAGTGGCAAGCGCTTTTACGCCAAGACCAAGTCGCTGCTGCAGATGGCCCACGAGTTCGAGCAGAACGCCCTGGCCGATAACGACACCGTGGCCGGGCAGATTGACATCGGCTGTTTCGAAACCGTGGCCCCGCTGTACCTGCCGCGGCTGATTGCCGGCTTTCGCCAACGTTATCCGGGAGTGGACATCCGTCTGCGAGATGGCGAACAGCAGGACCTGATCCAGGGCCTGACTGCCGGCACCTTCGACCTGGCATTTCTCTATGATCACGACCTCGACGGCACCATCGAAGCCGAACCGCTGATGCCGCCGCAGAAGCCGTATGTGCTGCTGCCCGAGCAGCACCGGTTTGCCGGCCAGGCTCAGGTGTCGCTGCGCGATCTGTGCCCCGAGCCGATGATCCTGCTGGACGTGGCCCCGAGCCGCACGTACTTCGTCAGCCTGTTCAACGAAATGGGCCTGACGCCGAACATCGTCTTCAGCTCGCCCTCGATCGAGATGGTGCGCGGCATGGTCGGGCAGGGCTTCGGTTTTTCCTTGCTGGTGACGCGCCCGCATTCGCCGTATACCTACGACGGCCAGCGCCTGGCCATGCTGGATATCGCCGAGCCGGTCGCGCTGTCCGGGCTGGCTGCAGCCTGGTTGAAGCGGGTGCAACTGACCAAGCCGGCTCAGTTGTTCGTCGAATTCTGCCGGGAAGAACTGGCGAAGTTCTGA
- a CDS encoding response regulator, whose product MRLLLVEDDVALGEGICDGLRREGYTLDWLQDGASALHALCHETFDLAILDLGLPRLDGIELLRRLRAAGNSLPVLVLTARDATDDRIAGLDAGADDYLVKPFDLNELKARLRALLRRSSGRARLLIEHAGVCLDPATQQVHYQGQQVVLTPKEYLLLHELLAQPGKVFTRERLTQLLYGWDEEPESNTLEVNIYHLRKKLFNGLIRTVRGIGYLVEGKA is encoded by the coding sequence ATGCGCCTGCTGCTGGTGGAAGATGACGTTGCGTTGGGGGAGGGGATCTGTGACGGCCTGCGCCGCGAGGGCTATACCCTCGACTGGCTGCAGGATGGCGCCAGCGCCTTGCATGCCCTGTGTCACGAGACGTTCGACCTGGCCATCCTCGACCTGGGCTTGCCACGCCTGGATGGCATCGAGCTGTTGCGGCGCCTGCGCGCCGCCGGCAACAGCCTGCCGGTGCTGGTATTGACTGCGCGCGACGCCACCGACGATCGTATCGCCGGGTTGGACGCCGGCGCCGATGACTACCTGGTAAAGCCCTTCGACCTCAACGAACTCAAGGCCCGCCTGCGGGCCTTGCTGCGCCGCAGCAGCGGCCGCGCGCGGTTACTCATCGAGCACGCCGGGGTATGCCTGGACCCGGCTACCCAGCAGGTGCATTACCAGGGCCAGCAGGTGGTGCTCACGCCCAAGGAATACCTGCTGCTGCACGAACTGCTGGCCCAGCCGGGCAAGGTATTCACCCGCGAGCGCCTGACCCAGTTGCTGTACGGCTGGGATGAAGAGCCCGAGAGCAACACCCTGGAAGTGAACATCTACCACTTGCGCAAGAAGCTCTTCAACGGGCTGATCCGTACCGTGCGCGGGATCGGTTACCTGGTGGAAGGCAAGGCATGA